In the genome of Harmonia axyridis chromosome 4, icHarAxyr1.1, whole genome shotgun sequence, the window gctgaatttttcaaaaatactcatttttaatgttagtgTGTATATTTGTTTGGTAGGTTGGTAAATCTGTTacatgaatataatattttccttGGATTGATAAATTCTGCATACTTATATTTTCAGCATGAAAacatatattaaaaattgaaatcgcTTCAAAATTGTAATGACGGTGACAACCACACAAGTTTCTATGtataaaacttaaaattaagatgaaatgaaaataactcaAAATAGTGTTCATCATAtgaaatgctaattttgaatgcaagtcTACaggatgatatattttttctggaactgtGTCCGCTTCTcctccagattttttttttggtggaccacttgTAGTttcgaaaattgtaaaaaaaacttTGGATAAGTACTAAAATTTTGGTTTCGTGTAGTTTTATCGTACCTACCTGTTtacaatttcgaaaaaaaattcaaaaaatgctCTACTGATCGTCAGGAAAacccaaattattataaagatccagttagtaggctgagataaatgaattaattttggtACTTtgtttacccaatctgtagcgaatattaatgatgattcgataaactgatttaatcatcacaaaaaagtttcactacaagaaacaccctgtatctcgtaaACAAAGAGTTTCCGGGCACATGtttgcataatttttttgattatacAATTTAGGAACACATAGATATTCAATGATATAGCATtttcttaagaaaaaaaattatttttcgcaatttctttttttgaaaatattgccaTTTCATTAAATAGCGTTACTTTCGGAATAAAAGGAAAGTACCCACTCGCAATCCAGAGCTCAAGTCGTCAGAATGAtttcaaacaaaatctaatcaatcaacacaccagtatttttgTGCATCTCAAATCAAGACTATGTGCAGTGATCTGTTGTGGTGTTGTCCTCAAGATTGCAGAAAACTTCTCAATTTTCAACCTAACAAAGTAAATTTCATATGTACCTGTTACAGACATACCAACATGCCAATTAATTATACATATCGACATTAATAGCGAGCGTATTCTGACAAAATACATCCCATTTTTTTTTACCGTCCTGTATTTTCTGTACCACCACTCAGACGTAGTTGAAACAGCTTCATCTAGTCCCACCAACTCACACTAACACTCGCATATGTAAAGTGAATTAATTTTGTGCCAATTTGTTTTATTTACCCTGCCTACCGGCGGATTTGGCCTTGGCTTGGTCTTGTGCTGCTCTACCACTAATAGCCTGCCGCCGTTTCGCCATTGTTGGCCCCTCATCAGGCAGCAGCTGCCGCCCTCGAAATAGGGAAGAAGAGGCCGCGAGAGCCCACGGCCGCTGACGCTGATTTATTACTGGTACCATCATGCGCCTTGCTTTGCATGTCACTTACTTACTATCCACCCTCTGTACAGTTTGCAAACACAGTATTTCGGTCTCGATTCATAGTATCTTCGTATCACTTCATATTCGATCTGAAATTGTACAGACAATTGAATCTTCCAAAGAAAGCAactttattgttttatttttttttctttttttttccttttttttctttttttttccttttttttttcttttttttttcttactttATATTTCTTGTGATCTTTTCAAATAAGTTCCTTTAATATGCTCcattccattattttagaaatatttctcattttaaaTCATTGGAGTTATATTTTTTGGAATGAGATTATCCTATCATCCTTATCCTTATACCCGTAAATAGAATATATTAATTCGCTATTCATCCCATTATTTTCCTTCGAATCAAGATTTGAGTTTTAATTACAACGTAGAGAGTGAATATTCTCACAATAGTTTTATATTATGTTTTTGTATTGTTtaagttttgtttttcatccCTAATCCCTTAGGCCTTTGAGAAGCTTAGAGCTTATGCGAGTTAGGTTCTGGTAGGATTTGTTACTACAAATTCTTCACCAAAATTGATTAGTTTGACATCAAATTAAGATTCTATCATTACTTATCATATACAAGGATTAGAGTTCAGAAGAAAATTGTCTCTCTGAATTCGACATGTCGTTTTTATCCTTCGAAATTGTTAgatccttttttcaaataaaaaaagtcGAGTGTGCATTTATACAGCATcaaataagaaatagttaaaatgatattatttataCAAACAAATAAGCAATTATAGGAGTACATGTCATTTAAATAATGGTATTTTCATAATGAACAACTTCCAACACCTCTGTGGAGAATTGGAAGAGCTTGagacattttttgaataattgtaaCTATTTGATTATGCATAACTGCACACATCTAGTGAACTTTGTAGCATATGACTTAAGTGTTTTATGCAAATTGAttgcaaatgaaaaaatgtgaaaataaattgaacaataaaatcattaagaaaaattaaaactcAATAATTATAACCGAAGATATAGTCATTGAATGTGATAATCAGGaggaaaaatttgttgaattgtaggtacaaacgaaaattacgCATTCTtcggatcatttaaaaaaaataaagtcctTTAAAATTGGgaccgcaaatgctttgtttgtttaggacttttttcagttattcaagaaatctctcattttcctttgtacgaTTATCTTaaatttgggaacaccctgtgtaATGATGAAGAATTATATATTGGCAATATTCGAGAAgagctaaaaaaaaatagtaaaccaAAATGTTCGCGAATTCCAATATGAAACGAATAATTTCATAACATATCATTTCCACTATCAGTTTTAGTATTTTTTTGAAGTAGTTTTCAGTATTTagcattcacaaaaaaattccaatttttcTCGAACTATCGTGTTCTGttattttaacattttcaatcATCTATCAAGTTGAAACCCTTGAGAATTTCTTTATAATACTTCCGAAACCTAAAAGCAATGGAAATATTGTGTTTGCATTCTATTACAATCACGGATTCTCTTAGAGCAAATTCCCAATCAACACAGGGTAGGGGTTTGCATTGtaacttataatttattattattgagttgGCTTTGGGCAACATTCCAGTGCTTTTCCTGAATAATGTTCAGTTAGCAATAGGGTTCTAGCAGCATTTGtcaaaaataagaaagaaaAGTATAGCAGTATACTTGGCAGGACTATttgactgaaaaaaatattgtcgaaaaaaGTGCAGATGAAAATACCAGAAAGCTTCACTGCTCATATTCTCATGCTGTTTTATCTGCATTAGTCACACGGTCTTTCAGAGTTTATTCTCCTATCCTTATCAATTAATAATAGTCAATATCGATAACTTCTCATATGATAAACTGAAATATCTATCTTGGAGTTATTCAATCTATATATTatgtttttaataaaaattcttcGGCACACCTGTTTTAACGCTTCTTCCTTATGCTTTCTGCAAAAAATATTTGAGTTTTGCTGACCATtgcttataatatttttttaccaAGGCCTATGGCTCAgggaataataaaaatgaagagaACTTAATCCTGAATCTGAAAGCCAACACCAAGATACCAACATGGACCAAGGACTTTTTACAATTCttatttaaaaattcattaattatctGTAGCAGTAAATTAGAAGTATTATTGTAGACCTACGTAAGATTCATTCAACAATATCAATAAATCCTTTGTATGCAAGAACCGTATTGTTATACAGGCACTATTCTGGAATGTTTTACTTACTATCCTCATGAAAAGCTATATTGTAGATGAAGCTTATGTTATATATCTTTCACAACTGCAAATTTGAACATCAGCTTCTTTTATCTTAAGGAATTCTAACAGAAAACATTCTTGAATTGTAGAAAATGGATAACATCAACACTATGACATAAAAAACATACTATACCGAACAAAACAGAAACttctcagaaaatatcgatGTGTATACgttttattatctatttattCGATACTTTGATATGCCTTCTATAAAAGTAAATATTAATACATGACAGGGATTCTCCTGTATGGCTTTCATTCAATCtcaaaaatgaagttatttcaatcaatgaaataaaaaaagttttaaatAGCAAATATAACAACATTCGTTCTATTCAGGATATAATAGATACCTTCTAAGAGATATGGAAATAAGAATTCCCTGTAATTATGAGTTTATTAAGAGCTTCTGTATTCATTTTCTTATAGGCTTAGGTTAGTGATTGTAGAATTTCAGAAAGAtctttggaaaaaattcaaaaatgtgtTGTTCCTTATATGAGTCTAATACACATTCTCTTTATGAGATGATCGATTTTCTCTTGAGGCATCTCATTCAAGTCTTGTTATAGATACCTCACAGTATGTTATCTAGTATATTAGTTTGAATTATCTAAATGTAACAATTATTGATTGTTTTGCATTACTGCATCGCAAGAAATACGTGTTGATTTATCTCTTCTTTTCATTGTCTGGGAAAGATGagaatttttcaattggaaaaCGCTGCAATTTACAACATAAGAAGTCAAATAACTCTATTACTTCATATATACATCGATATTAATAGGTTTTTATTCGGTATAGTTGATTTTTTTGCAATCAATTATATTTAGAATATTTcccaattattgaaaatagtaaaaccaaaaaaaaagtttccaaGATGTGCGACTACTATCTTCACAAGGCAGTATACAATACAATTTCCACCTTTCTCCTTCCAAGAAAAAACATTGGACAAATAAGATTATGAACTGGACttaaacgtaaaaaaaaaacaacaaaaacacGTAACAAACGAAttagaagaaataattttttttaaatcatcatTATACTTGCAGTAGGAATATTCTACATAAAGAAAAATCTATAAtcttttttaatatattcagaTGAGTATGATCAAATCTAGTGTACATTTGCATTTGTGATATGATAAACTTTGTCTACTCACACATACCTAAGAAGTTGCATCAAATTCGTGCTAAGTAGAATTTTATGGGCACATCGACCATATTTCAGCACTCGATTCAGCAGCACAATATTGCTCATAATTGCGACCATCCTGCAATTCCACTACTATTGACAATTTAAAGATTCATGCTCATCGATTCAAACCCGAAGGAACTGTAACAAAAGATAAATGGGGCAAAATAAGGTAGAATGAAAACCTCTACCCGATTCGGTTGTTAGCATGTTGTGAGGGCTTAAGATTTTCGGCATTAAAGTACCGACCTTTCTTGAATGGTCGCAGCTTTCGTCCTTTTTGGCTTCTGCTTATTTGGTGTTTTGTATGCATGGTTTCCGTGAAACTCTAttctttgaaaatatgtatatttttgcCTCTATTTTACTTCTCGCAACATTCTAGCAACTACATTAACAACATAACCGCCGTCAAAGTTTTATTAACATTTTTAAGATGGATATGTGATATGTCACGTCTTATGTTTATCATTgacaataattttaatattcgTCTTTGTATGTATTTCAAAACATCCATTACATGTTTTTAATGATTATTTGTGTTTCTTTCAGATGGATATGAAATCTGTTGGTTCTTTTTATTACGAAAATTTCGTAAGTAcccacattttttttcattgtattgaatTGCTACTAGTCTCAAGCTCATTATCTGCTAATAAATTTTGTATTCTTGCGATTTAAGGTTCATGCGAAACGCCTTATCTGATAAACAcacttttttgtatttttacgCGGAAATGGCGAATTTGTAATTATTGCCCATAATTTGGGAAATTTAGTTACATAatgcagaattttttttcatatctaaCTCTTGTGTGGTTTATCATTACTTCAGCCCAAAATTgttgttaattattattaagatgCAGTTGTGTAAAAGTTAACCATCAGCCATTTGTGGTTTTGGATTTTCTATTCATAAAATAGGTTCAAAAATAAGATGCGCAACTAAGTTTCcgctgtgtttttttttttcatgaaaatgcaACTTTTTTGGCCTTCCTTCACGCGGACGGTTGTTTCACTTAGAGcaagagattcacggcttgagttgatattcaagctacttgacttgatattcaagctaattGAGTTGAGCTTCCCTTGAAGTcaactcaatttcaagtcaagtaacagtctttcaatgttaagtcaagtacttaataaataaatacttgacttgatattgaaaagcTACTATTTGATTTAAACTTGTGTTAATTTCAAGTAAAGTAGCTTTAATCAAGTTGAACCGTGAACCCCTACTTAGAGCAGCATCTCCATAAACTTTTTGGAACTCTCGATACAGTTCAGTCGCCATTTTCTtcgaatacagaaaataatataatcacttcccgcaaatgacgattATTTCACGCTAAACCAGACGTATTCACAGAACCAAAAGGATATGACTCCAAAACAAAATCGCTAATGTATTAAAACAGTTCGTTTACCAATAGGTCTAAGGACCAACAAAATGGGTAATCACAGCTTGAGGACCGGCGAAAGAGCAAAAAAGAACAAGAAAGCTTTATTgaatttgccaacgtttcgaatctttatttatttttcatcagGGCTCTTTAGGTATTAGGTTCTATAGATCTCTCCACCAAATTTCATCTCAAACTTCGTTAGACCATAAAACAGCTGAAGAAGTTTGAGATGAAATTTGGTGTAGAGATCTATAGAACCTAATACCTAAAGATCCCTGATGAAGAAGCACTTACTGCTAGGGCCATCTAATGACAAACAGCGAATACTTAGTTGAGCATCTAATAATATATCAGGAGGTCATTATTGCAGTTATTTAATTCGTTAAATTTGCAGCCTTTCCCGGGTATGATGCCGTACAAGCGACCGGCTACTGACAAATCCGGCGTACCAGTCTACCAGCCCAACGCTACCACATACCAGCAACTCATGCAACTCCAACAGCCGTTCGTGCCCGTATCATGTGAGTACTCTACTTCCCCCGCCCCCGCAGCCTGCGCTTCTCCCGCAGCTTCCTCCATTCCCCCCTCTTCAGATCAGCAAATACCACCCGCTACCACCTCGGTCGCCAGCCAACTACCACCCAAAGAGAGCGATAACTCCCTCCCAGTCGCTTCGACCTCGACCGTCACCTCCGCATCCACCCCTCTAACCCAACATTCTGTGGTTCCCGATCCCGCCGCGCTCGCCAAGGAGGTCGCTCAGCAGAACTACGCGAAGGCGGTCAAGTTGGCCCAGGCTCAGGCCAATTCCAATTACGCTGCCGCAGTTGCGGCTACTCAATCTTACGCCGCCACCTTTTCGACGCCGACTTACGCGACCGCAGTGCCCTTCTCGCTGAACCCCATGAACTACACGGGTATATCCTTGAACAAGCAGGCCATGTCCGTGCCTCCGCCTGCCTTGTCCAGGTATCCCAGTTTTCCCCTGGGTTTCGGCACGGCCACCAACGGCTTGAACCTCGGCCTTACAAATCCCTACGCCGCCTTGAATCAGACTAACCTCTTGAACTACGCAAGGCCACCGCCGACCTTCATAAACCCGTACTCGCTCGTCAGAGCCACCTATCCCACGACCGGTACTTCCCCCATCGTGAATGCAGGCCTGATAGGCGCCCAGTACCAAGTACCAGTGTCGGCCACTAGCGTGACGTCAACGAGCAATATCTCTGCTGCTGTCGCTCAGAATAACAACAACGTCGTGCTCCAACCGTACAAAAAACTGAAGACCACCTAATGCGCTAGAAATGATTGTTGTCCGTTGTTTTGTTGATTTGTGTTATAGTTGAAATCtgtataaatttgttttttcgtCTCGAAATTatactaatattattattatgaatcgtttttgtgtaataattttaaattatgtatCGTATAGTcccattaaatttgtaaaatttgATTCGATTTGTTTTTCCTATCCCATTCTAGTCAGCAGTAGTTGTTATTATagaaatttttgcaattttatcACTCCGAGAGCTTcgttctcacattacagattaATCGTAACGTTTCGTACAATCAGAGTTATTGTGGGCGGAGGAAAATTTTTTGAGCGACCTTTATGCGCGAGTGCCTCCTAACTGTGATATCCTCACATCTGCTGTCTCGCAAACGCAACGTCCCATCCTAACACTCTGGTCatataatttttacaatttaGAATACTGTCTATTGCTGTGTAAGGAGTTAGTAatgtatttttatattatatggtttcataatattttgtACTTGTTAGATTTATTGCATGGACACATCGTATTATATATCTCCTCTTGGGTACCCCCCCCCTTAAACCGCATGGTAGTTTTTACCGTTTTTCCTTTTAGAAGTGCCATCGCTGTAGGTTAAATCTTGGTTTGTGAGCCTACCCAAAAGGATTTCATTTCGACTATAGTATCTTCTGCATAGTTTCATTATCTTGTactagaaattatttttttcaacgaaaTGCTATCCAAATTAATGTTAAAAGGCACATTAATAGTCGAAAAGATTTCtcaattcaaattaaacatctatatgattttgaaatatatatacagttTTGATGTTTGATGTCTTATGTGAATGaatcatattaattcaattgaaagcTTAAAACTTTCACTGAGAAAATcacttttgaaattattaaaatacaaattcaagtaaaattcgttttttcggaatattttttattttgaagatttATTGTTGATAAGTATTCACCTTTCTATCAAGTTTcttaattaattaatcaattatttcTATCTCGTCAATGGAACATCGaactattttttaaataatgttaTTCAATGTACTCACCCTTTTCCGCAAAATATTGATCAATTTTAAATTACAAATAGAAACAGTAGTGCTTGTTACTGTTCTCTGTGAGGTCAACTTTTGCATGGGGCTCAAGTTTAGTACatgtttgcatgaaaaacatTGCAGTAAATCACAAGGTTCTAATCGGAATAACTTCTTTTTGGGTCGGTGATTCCTCTGTAAAATCCCGAAAATACAGTTTCCAAAGGCTACTTCTTAGTTTACAGTATAATTAACCTCCAAGAGGTTGTTTTTGTCTTCCTGGTTTTGATCTTGAAGCACAAATATCGTTGAAATGTTTTACTTGTGGGCAAATCCTCACATTAGCAaaacgaatatttttttatattcagtcAAAATGGAAAAGATTCAAGGAATATTTTAATGTGAGTTTTATTGAAGTTTGTAGAGTATCTTTGAAAATAGTAAGTGTAATGAAGTATAGGCTAGTTAGTTTTGTGATgtatcaaataaaatttgaatattcacatATTTACATATAGTTTGGATATAAAATGTGTCTTACTACTCATTAGTAAACTTTAAATATTTCACAGAAATTGTATACTATTATTCAATCTTGTACGGAAATGTGATGCATGTTCAATTTAGTGATTATTCAAATCCATTAAGTTTTAAGGTACTAATGGAATTGTTTGCATTTTTGAGTAGGTTTTAACTGTAAGAGACAGGTTAGAAAAGTCCCCATTTGCAGTAGAATTTTTGATAAGAAGAAATAAAGTTATGTGAGGGCAGGGAAAACCGTCGTTTTGACACTAATAGTACTTTTTATAGCTAGAGCTGAGTAAGAAAGTCAACTCCGAAGTATAGACTTTTTAGCTTCAGTTAAATGCTTCAAAGTTATTTTATTAAGACGTAAGAATGTTCCATATCGAAGATTCGAACGTTGTGCTAGAAACACCATATGC includes:
- the LOC123678246 gene encoding muscleblind-like protein isoform X1 codes for the protein MAAMVNMNNLLNGKDSRWLQLEVCREFQRNKCSRPDTECKFAHPPANVEVQNGRVTACYDSIKGRCNREKPPCKYFHPPQHLKDQLLINGRNHLALKNALMQQMGITPGQALVPGQVQVVDTPLDSASLTFLPHIPMSLDEQYALMATNPYLSGMPQVGSTYNPYFAPGPIMPTIVGPDPTGVGSPLGVVPQTVVTQQKMPRTDRLEPAAVSPLLAPHQAAAAALEIGKKRPREPTAADADLLLMDMKSVGSFYYENFPFPGMMPYKRPATDKSGVPVYQPNATTYQQLMQLQQPFVPVSCEYSTSPAPAACASPAASSIPPSSDQQIPPATTSVASQLPPKESDNSLPVASTSTVTSASTPLTQHSVVPDPAALAKEVAQQNYAKAVKLAQAQANSNYAAAVAATQSYAATFSTPTYATAVPFSLNPMNYTGISLNKQAMSVPPPALSRYPSFPLGFGTATNGLNLGLTNPYAALNQTNLLNYARPPPTFINPYSLVRATYPTTGTSPIVNAGLIGAQYQVPVSATSVTSTSNISAAVAQNNNNVVLQPYKKLKTT
- the LOC123678246 gene encoding muscleblind-like protein isoform X2, encoding MAAMVNMNNLLNGKDSRWLQLEVCREFQRNKCSRPDTECKFAHPPANVEVQNGRVTACYDSIKGRCNREKPPCKYFHPPQHLKDQLLINGRNHLALKNALMQQMGITPGQALVPGQVQVATNPYLSGMPQVGSTYNPYFAPGPIMPTIVGPDPTGVGSPLGVVPQTVVTQQKMPRTDRLEPAAVSPLLAPHQAAAAALEIGKKRPREPTAADADLLLMDMKSVGSFYYENFPFPGMMPYKRPATDKSGVPVYQPNATTYQQLMQLQQPFVPVSCEYSTSPAPAACASPAASSIPPSSDQQIPPATTSVASQLPPKESDNSLPVASTSTVTSASTPLTQHSVVPDPAALAKEVAQQNYAKAVKLAQAQANSNYAAAVAATQSYAATFSTPTYATAVPFSLNPMNYTGISLNKQAMSVPPPALSRYPSFPLGFGTATNGLNLGLTNPYAALNQTNLLNYARPPPTFINPYSLVRATYPTTGTSPIVNAGLIGAQYQVPVSATSVTSTSNISAAVAQNNNNVVLQPYKKLKTT